One genomic window of Diospyros lotus cultivar Yz01 chromosome 8, ASM1463336v1, whole genome shotgun sequence includes the following:
- the LOC127807168 gene encoding bZIP transcription factor 44-like, translating to MAFSSGNSSGLQNSGSEEDLQLLMDQRKRKRMQSNRESARRSRMRKQKHLDELTAQVGQLQSENSRILTSITITTQHFINVEAENSVLRAQVAELSQRLQSLNDILEYMNSANGNGVFGAADLHLQGFPDTNNSWNLMYLNQPIMASADMFQY from the coding sequence ATGGCTTTTTCTAGTGGAAATTCTTCGGGGCTTCAGAACTCAGGCTCCGAAGAGGATTTGCAGCTTTTGATGGAtcagaggaagaggaagagaatgCAGTCGAACCGAGAGTCGGCGAGGAGATCCAGGATGAGGAAGCAGAAGCACCTGGACGAGCTGACGGCGCAGGTCGGTCAGCTGCAGAGCGAGAACAGCCGGATCCTCACCAGCATCACCATCACCACTCAACACTTCATCAATGTCGAAGCCGAGAACTCCGTGCTCAGGGCTCAGGTAGCCGAGCTCAGCCAGCGCCTGCAGTCGCTTAACGATATCTTGGAGTACATGAACTCCGCCAACGGTAATGGAGTTTTCGGCGCCGCCGATCTCCATCTCCAGGGCTTTCCCGACACGAACAATTCGTGGAATCTCATGTATCTGAACCAACCCATCATGGCTTCTGCGGATATGTTTCAGTACTGA
- the LOC127808258 gene encoding protein TIC 20-I, chloroplastic: MILNGCSLIPGSTCPNHKLCTAKSYHPASVRLPHLPALVSSSGVRSSLGFCQELKIWSTKVSPVLQLAAASTPLLSGDQGSLLHTIPTIRRRRQRSFLSPSASKDVPYSFRYPAMTKKPRWWWRTLACLPYLMPLHETWMYAETAYNLHPFLEDFEFITYPFLGALGKLPSWFLMAYFFVAYLGIVRKKEWPHFFRFHVVMGMLLEIALQVVGTVSRWMPLAIYWGKVGMHFWTAVAFGYLFTVLECIRCALAGMYADIPFVCDAAYIQIPYD, encoded by the exons ATGATTCTGAATGGATGCTCCCTAATTCCTGGGAGTACTTGTCCGAATCATAAATTGTGCACTGCAAAGTCCTATCATCCTGCTTCTGTGCGCCTCCCTCATTTGCCTGCCCTTGTTTCATCTTCTGGCGTTAGGAGTTCACTGGGATTCTGTCAAGAACTAAAAATATGGTCTACCAAAG TAAGTCCTGTTCTGCAACTTGCTGCTGCATCAACTCCACTTTTAAGCGGTGATCAGGGCAGCCTGTTGCATACAATACCCACCATACGTAGGCGGCGGCAACGAAGTTTTCTATCCCCAAGTGCATCCAAGGATGTCCCTTACAGTTTCCGGTACCCTGCAATGACCAAGAAGCCAAGATGGTGGTGGAGAACTCTGGCTTGCCTCCCGTATCTGATGCCCCTACACGAGACATGGATGTATGCCGAAACTGCATATAATCTTCATCCATTCTTGGAGGACTTTGAATTCATAACATACCCCTTCTTGGGAGCTCTCGGGAAATTGCCAAGCTGGTTTCTAATGGCATATTTCTTCGTGGCGTACCTTGGAATAGTGAGGAAAAAGGAATGGCCTCACTTCTTTAGGTTCCATGTGGTAATGGGCATGCTCTTGGAGATCGCCCTGCAGGTCGTCGGGACTGTGAGCCGCTGGATGCCCCTCGCCATCTACTGGGGTAAGGTCGGGATGCATTTTTGGACTGCCGTCGCGTTCGGGTACCTCTTCACCGTGTTGGAGTGCATCCGGTGTGCCCTGGCCGGGATGTACGCCGACATTCCATTTGTGTGCGATGCTGCATACATCCAAATACCATATGATTAA